The Hermetia illucens chromosome 2, iHerIll2.2.curated.20191125, whole genome shotgun sequence genomic interval GCAGATAGTCGTAAGCCTTCTCATCCAAGACGATGAACAGTTCAAGGTGTGCAAAGAGCATTTTACCACCATTCTGAATGGTACAgcatctggtgaagttccacctcATGTAGAAGACATGGTAAGCCGCGGTAACATGTGGGCGCGAACTGCTCCTCCaaaaagaagcgaaattacCACTGGTACTGAGGATTTTCCTGCGGAACTTTTCGATGCAGCTCCTGAAGTCTCTGCAGAGTTGTTACTCCCACACTTTTGTAAATGCTGGAAATTTGAACGGCTAAGAGCAGGTTAAATTCCATGCTCTCCCTGGAAAATAAACCTCAGTCTAACGGGTCATTGCACTCTTctttatttgtattaatgggCAAAGAATTGGGAGCCCTTTGTTTTcaatgttttgtccaaaatctgaagTTGAAGCTGTCCcaagctgaaccaacaccaagggGTACAGTACCAAATCCGATCTCAACCTTCACATGCCAATTGCTGGGAGTTGccttttaatgaaaaactgcagacggagaggaATAAAGGTGAGTCTCCTGCGTctgaaaacggaacaaattgtaccaaccaaTCTTCtaggttggggttgggtagggctgacaaccctacatagaaaactgaagttacgaagatacgaaaggagcctccgactagatggattttaaaacaatGTACCCGGCCAAGAAAAGGgactaatgatttgcgcattttctcatggcacgtgcgctccctgcacaaaATACGAGCTGTTTAATAGCTTGTTAGCACCCTGCCTCAATGTGTGGCTGACGTTACAGCGTtataagagatgcgctggattgGAACCGGTTTGCGCCACTTTGCGTTCACAATGGCCACAAACACTCTTGGTCCCAGTCGCAATCACATCGATGATGAATGCATACCGTGCAATGCTGTACTCTCACCGAACGGGAGCAgaggcctatcacgaactctCTCAATTGGAGAAGCGAATGGAAGAACCGACCGGTCTGTAAATTCGAGAAGTACATGGAGCAATTGTAATAGGCGTTGAAGTTttgtcaacaagtcagcaggaggaAGCCTTTAACACCTCGATACTAATCCTGCTGAGGCAAAGATAGATAGCTGATTTTCGACCgtgtgggcatattggagggctgggttgagtactttggtggactgttcaacaaccaaaatattggcaaGTTGGTGGTCCaactaactgaagacgacagacaaatgctgtcaccaccaagcatgggagAAACAGTTCATTtaattcaccggcttaaaagCCATGAGTCGctaagagccgatggaattacagtcaaattggttaaatatggagtctATTCATTGCAccatgtggttcatcaactgatgctcaagatgtgggacagacATAAATGCTTGATAACTaataacgaggcattatctgtcctatacataaaaaagggagattcaacgcagtgcagcaattgtagaggtatcacgttgctgcgtactatctatacgatattctccgctattttgctagatcGGGTAGCGCCATATGGCCGGAACATTATCGGCTCAtatcaaagaggtttcactccaggcaaatcagcaacagaccagattttatctctgcggaaagcgatggaaaaactgttgaaatatggcactcagttgcaccatattttcgtcgactttaaagtcgcctatgatagccgggtagctgagtggttagagcacaaggctgtcgtacggaaggtcacggttcgaatctcactggtggcagtgagatttgtatcgtgatttgacgtcggataccagtcgactcagctgtgaatgagtacctgagtcaaaaccagggtaataatctcgggcgagtgcaatgctgaccacattgcctcctagtgtaccgttacggtcttgaatgaagtgctctaacacacttcaaggccctgatccaatatggattgttgtgccaatgattattattattatgatagcatagccagagtaaaactgtatatggtcatcagagaattcggtatctcaacgaagctgacactgaccaatgcGCCAAGCTAGATGAAAATAGGTGAATCACttttgagaccattcaatatcaagaatggtctaagagaaggggatgttccatcatgcatcctttttaacttggtcctgaaaaaagtgatccgtggtgctgatgttaatgcgagtggcaccattctctttaagtccacccaactactatcctatgctgacgatatcgacattatgggaagaacaagctGAGatttacagtctaccttcatcttgATCAAGCAGACTGCGAATAGTGCTGGGTTGCACATTATCGAAGAcaaaacgaaatatatggtggtaacgttagcaccaaaaaccaaagagccAGCGACATGAAACGACACTAGTCAAATAAGAACACTAATTGTAggcgactacaactttgaatcTGTCGATAATTTCttctgtctagggtcgaaaatcacaaccgataaccgctatgacgatgaaatccttcacggttgttggcagtcaacttagcctatttcagcttctcaaaactgttccgctcgaaacgtttcactatagggtcaaagattTTACAGTACAAGGcattgaccttgccagtcctcatttattccttggAAACCTGGGTTTTAAGCAGGAGAAAtcgcgaattcttggccgcatttgagagaagaatcttccgaagaatttttggcctttacatgaggatgaacgattccatagtcttaataacgacgaaatgtatgaaCGGTACCACGGCCGTCAGGTTTTCAATAACTtcataggttgcggtgggcgggtcacttaatccgtatgggtgaggatgatccagcccggaaagtctataagagcaacatctatggtaggaaaagaagacgaggcagacccagcttgagatggagcgatggcgtaggtcaggacgccagacagcttttagggatatcgtattggcggacctcgacgcaaaaccgagatgtctggagttccttattaaggcttttAGATTCTCAGAtcttagattgaatttgaataaaactgaatttttaacgaccgatccccatgaaacaggcacaatcactgtcagcgacaatggctgcccagaactgagtgattaaaatatctcgggtcaatgctatcagccaatggagaactgcgctatgaaattgtgaTCGGCgtttcaacgaacatctcaaatctaaaatttatcgcaatgtcgcccgtcctgtcgctttctatggttctgttggccaactataagagacaataaaGGGCatgttgcggtaatggaaacgaagatgtagcattggactagtggcgtggcacgttttgatcacatccgaaatggagaTACCTacgatcgatatggaattgcaccgatcgtggaaaactgcgagagaggcattttcgatggtatggtcatgcaattcgtgccaacgagaattcatttgccaagattggtctgaacatcgaagtcgatggtaaacgaccaaaaggcagacctaaacaacggtggcttgatacgttagatggggatttgaaagtatcgagattgcacccagatcaggcacttgatagtgccaaatggcgaagccgatcacgacaagccgaccccgcttgtgagcgggataaaggttgaagaaaaagaagaaaaggttGCGATGGTATAGGTGAGGATGATTAAttcccgaaagtctataagggtaatatctatggtagaaaaagaaggcgtgaCAGACCTAGGCCTGGAAAATGAAACTTACTACTGGGTTCTCCCCCAAAAGCCGGAATCCATATATTAGGAAGACAAAGTATCGCATCAACAAAATCTTTAAGCAAGAGTTGTATGCAAAGCGGTATATAATTGATGGAAAGGATTTGTGGCGGCTTTTTGCACCGGGCTAATTCCAGCAAAGCCTTTGGGGAGTGCCTTTGCACCTACTCGAGGAGGGTGGCATCCTCCAAGGAGAGTTCTTGGAGGATGCGCTTCTGGTCCAGTACTGTGGTTATGGCTATTTTGCAGGTAGAATTTCTTGTGGGCTCGACGCTCGATGTTTCGCTTTAAAGCTTGAAGAGCGCAACTTTTAATTACGGTGAAAGTGTTAGGTAGGGCTTGGATCCGCTGGGAATTCTGAGctccactcagtataaactagtaCCGATGTGCTTGtcacggcggggctctgattgtggtcaccaatTGAATGTGACCACGAAGAGGAGATTGAGATTATGCCTACACAGCAAGCATTCACGTTTAATCACCATCGATTGAAGTGGTCATCTACAGGGTATAGACAGCGTCCCAAAAAAGGTATTCAAGGGGAAAATTGGCAAGCtggaaagccaaggaaagatgGGAAGACGTGGCGAACGATGAAATATAAGAAATTGAACTGAGATCGTTggaggcagttgttgaagaaaCCCAAGGCACGAAAAGGACTATAGCActgtgaaaaagaagaagaagttttgaATTGAGTACCATGACGAGGATTTTAGCTTGGTAAATTACCTATTCCCTTTTACAGTTGTATTCTCAACCCTATAAATGCTCGAATCAACGTTGCCTACCCTTGTGAAAGTTTTCCCCTCAGGAGTAATGTTCCAATATCAAAAGACTCATTACCTCAAATTGAAAATCTAAGCAATATTAAATGAGAATTCAACTCAATAATGGGCTTCAACTACCAAATGACAATGAAGCCATTTCTCAGCCTACCCTCAAATGTTTGGGCATACCCACTCTAATTTCCAGCTCCAAGTGTAATTTCAACCATCCACAGCTGCTGTAACAACTATTTAAATAGATCAATATCCACAATAAACTACTTACCGTAAGGTATCGATATCCCAGGACTGAAACTGCACCGGCGACGATACCAATGAGTATAGCACCGTGTGGCCCAATAAGTAAATTACAAACGGATCCAACAGCAACACCTCCGGCCAAAGTGGAGTTCTGTACGTGTACCATGTCTAATTTGTTACCATGGCTGACAAGTGCTGATAGAACAAATGTAGTGACTGTAAGGACAAAAGGAAGCTAATGAACATAAAGAGTAAACATTTCGGTACATTAAATGCGAGAATTAAGGGTATGCAGGGAAAATAAGGAGTGCGAGaggatttatttgaaaagatgctTTGTAATAGgctttctaatattttttttagattgatGAAGGTTACAGCGTAGTTAGTAATTTGGATGAAATTGAAGAATTTTGGGGTGAAATTGATTTGAACTTTCTGTATCTTAGTATGTAGTATCTCAGGTGGAATGAGACCCAAAACAGTGTCACTACGAAATGAGGTCCAATAATTTCTACACTCATTGTCGCCCTCTTGATTAAAGTGCGCTACTTATTCACCACTCATTTGCACAACGTAATTGACCTGCACTATAATTACAATTAAAGCAAATACAATCAACATTTCGATTAGTAATGTTCGTTTAATGCACTCAAATGCAATGAGCACTCATTGTGCGTGTATGTGTGGTAATTAACTCACCTGTTGCAGCGGCCAGTGCCAGGTATGTATTCACAATTGCTCGTTCTTGATCCGCACCATCAACCAGGGCTGAATTGAAACTAGGCCAGAATAGCCAAAGGAATAGTGTTCCGATCATTGCAAACATGTCTGATGTGTACGAAGGACCCTCATGTTGACCGGCGGCGCTATCATCCTTGCTGGGTCGCAGGATGCAACTGACGGCAAGACCGAAATATGCACCGAATGCATGCACCGTAATCGAACCGCCAACATCTGTAACCTGTACGAATTGAAATAGTGTCCTTTTATATTGAAGCAATAAATTTTGCGATTTTTCGCTGTTTTTTTCCACGATGAATGGACTGAAGCGGCTTAGCGAAAATTGGAGTGGTTGGCCTTTTGAGGACGCCATTCTATTTATGCATTTCGAAGCTTTTCATGGAAACGAATCGAGTAATTGCCTTGTATTCAAAAGATTTCTAGGTTTTTACAAATAacaaagaaaattcaatttgtgGAGAGCTTTAGAAAGATTTTGACTCTAATTGTCTGATGAAAAATGTACGCGTTGCTGTGCTTTGTAAGCGGCAAAAATAGAGTTGTTCGTCCTAATACAATTATCCTCGAGTGCTTTGAATGAATTTTCCTTAATTTGAACAACCTAATTGGGTCTAATTTGAGTGTCGGCAATatcgaaaaatataaagaagGTAAGTCCTGGAACTAATTGCATCATTAAAAATAATGCAGGTTCGACGAAAAGCTTcagtttttcatttcaatttggaAAATCCACCGCCGCCTCGACTTCTTCCAAAACAACATCAACTTCACCTACCCGTAACATATCCAGCTGGACATACTCGTTAAGAGCGAAAATGGCAATTTCTACGAGTCCCATGAAAAGCAATTGGATAGGAGTGGTACGTCCTAGGAGCGCTCCCATACTGATCAGTGGTACAGCTGCGCTGATGTCGCCATCAATCAAACTGTCTAGACTGACTCTGTCGTGGAAAAAATGTGAAACAACAGAGAATACAAAAAATTAACGAGTTGTATAAATTCTGTTCCCAATCCCAATTTTCCATGGGTATTGGTTGTGTTCTAGTCTACTTAATAATTCCATGCTCCATGTGCAGGAATCCTTTGAAGAGAATCGCCCACTGAATGACTATGGCTGCAAGGAAGAGGGTGAACCCAGTCGCACTGTATCCATATTTTCGGAGGAATGTCATGAGAAAACCGAATCCGACGAATATCATGACATGAATGTCTtggaaatctgaaaaacaaagaaattgcAATTTAATTGGTTTCGTTTCGAATCGTGTCCTAGAAATGCCTACGCGTGCCAAGTGCAACCAAATGAATATGTTAATAATTACGACTATCATTTTGCAGAGTTTCAAAGTAAGGAAGAACAGAAAGTTTTTAGTTCGTTAAAGAAACCATGTTTTTGTGTGATATTTCTACCTATGTATGTATCCTCCTAAAATCTTAACTAATCAATCTGGGACAATGAACGATTACATTCCCTGGGTCCTCTGGAAAATTATCGGAGCTTCAACCTTAAGTCGCCCTGGCCTACCTAAACTGCAATATACTTTGCACTGTGTAGACCTTATAGGTCGCGCCCCAATTAAATTAGAGTACGTAGTGGACTTGTTCGGAACCATGCATTTAATCCTTCCTTTACGTTTTGCCGTCTGACATTATAACGAACCGCGATATCGACAAATATTTAGATTTTAACATCTATCTTGCGAATTAGGACAAGCTGACATGTAAGGGAACGGAGTGTGAAAGGTTCGATATACTTTTTTTAACTAGTTGGGAAATAGGCATGCTAGCGTATGTCGTATGGGATGACTGATTTGAATAGAGTTCGCTCTGGAGAATTGGGTATACCGGGGATAGATTTGCAGTCTGCAAATAGCTAATTCGGGATTCTTCTTGAGAAAAACCAAAAccttgcatcattctcaaaagaaacttaagatgcatatgtctttcagagtttctaactggGCACCCTGTCGCCgctcaagtctcactggaaaccGGGGAAGAACACGCGAGGCAGTCGTGGCGTGAGAATACTTTCGGTGCTATCACTTCTTCTCGGTTGCGATGTCAACGCCCACCATGATGGGGCTAGGGAAGCAGCAGcattaatcgaagaggtgagcaccttctggaattcatcctcAGTAATAAGCTAGATGTTAGGGAGCATTTCAACATTCATGACCAGCACCAGGCAAGAGGTGCTAGACATTACTCTAGGAAACACGGGGATGAACAGCTTGGTTAAGAATAGGAGGGTATTCGATGAGCCTTCTATGTCGGATcgtagaataatcagattcgatattgGGACAACTCAGAAGTAGATGGAATAATAAGGAATGCCAGAAGAACAGACTAGAACTCCTACACAAGACACCTACACACGAGAAACAGTGGTTCACTGCGTCAACAGAGCCGTCATTTATGcatatgtgtgtgtatgtgtagcGGAGGAGAAAATATAGCCTCTGAGTCTCAGACCGTGATGGTCCATTGTACACGGCTCCCCCGCATAACGAAATATTACGGATTTGTTTCtgaatcgcaggatttccgttagcggatgtgatactacccattgcaactggagcacatcagcaggGCATTCGCATAGAAAATATTGCGTGCACGCTGCTTCTTCATttcaggagggacacgtatcatattGTCTAATTCCTATTCTGCATATATGTCCAACTAGTCAATTATAGcatgtcagaatgcctacaattcttctgcaagtcttcctttctttcgacaggataaactttgcaatatgGATGTTAAGTTCTCAAAGcaaaagtttggtatgtctaGCAGCAATTAGACTCTGACACTTGTAATTATAGGAAGCTTCTTCCTAGTttatgaagacagccttagccaatgttactgataatccaattgctggttctggttaCGGCATGAGGGAAATtggaccctcttttgctaaggaatttgagatttcattttcctgagTTAGAgttagagttcaaacggtttctgcaccCCTTAGCGATTTTCGATTTGATCAAAGGAGTATCCAACGCCagctatcgctgcagattgtaatgcgcctgcccttcaaccgcttgtcaatcacccagtttgctggtgggcgggtcacttaatccgtatggatgaggatggtcccactcgaaaagtctataagggcaatatctatggtagaaaaagaagacgaggcaaaccctgcttaaggacgccagacagcttttagggatatcgaattcgtggatctcgacgcaaaaccgggatgtctggagttccttattaaggcaggcctatatcggataccggttgttgcgccgttgatgatgatatatgttGGAAATTGAGAaccagaaggcattgtaagaactggattaattttttgtttagagctgcgccgaatgtcgtgctcatggcatcaGTAATATCCAATCAACCTAGACCCACAGTTTATTTGCAGTGCgcttagtttacggtgaaaacttttttgtctcaccttaacctaccACCCTATATGGATGGCTcaggtggttagagcgctgggctgtcgtagcgaaaagtcgaggttcaaatttcactggtggcggaGAGATTTGTTGTTGTGACTGaatttcggataccagtcgactcagctttgaatgagtacctgagccaaatcagggaaataatcTCTGGTGCACGCAATGGTGCATTGTGTCTTATAGGTTATCTTgtagttacggtcttgaatgaactgcacTAACAATATGAATTGATGtgtcagcgattattattattaacccaTCACACTACAGATGCATAGACTATCATCGACGTACAACCACATTACTATATGAAGCCTGAGccccatgttgaggcaaatATTCGTCTGCCCATAGGCTGGGCGAtttcgtttcaactttacctctacatgcttATTCCAAAGAACCTTTTTATCTATAGTGACccgcagatatttcactttttccgagagttgaagggttgagCCCCTCTTctctgggaggcaaagtccatttagttttttatttttcgtaaataataccattctgattttatttgaattaactgaaagtccatgcctgaagtACCAACTGTCAATTCCATCAACTGCacgttttatatttatacacACTGTTCCGAGAGCCCGAACAGCAAGCGCAGCCTCGTCATCAGCATAaatttgagcgtgtattggcaaattttgcagttgtcGTAGTAGTGAGTCGAAAAGCATACTCCGCAAAAATgctgatagcacacctccttgggggcagcctctCGTTGCTTCTGCAATCGAAGCCCACTTCAGCACTTAACAGTCTCTGCATTAGCAtcgcatagatccacttaatgaaAGTATCATctacaccatgcgctctggcagcatttggaaaggcgcacagtcagacaccctttcaatgtccacgaagactttcatcgcgtactcacccttctgAGTTGCAACCACGTGCTTCATCGATTCAGAAAAAGCTTTCGGCAACGTAAACAGGGAGTGTAGTTAGCTGCTTTGCGCGTGCTATAGtgaggtaaaatcttggagAAGTTTGAGGACCAAAGTGGAGTCTgctatcttgtcaccgatattatttcttctggtttatcggtggcgttcttcatgcgATCTTGTCCAGAGGACGTACAGGAGCTGAATGAATTATGACATCTTTCGGCAAACAtcttgactacgctgataacatctgaTTGCTTTCTCACCCAGTCATGGACtttggctaaatggctctggattagGA includes:
- the LOC119648776 gene encoding ammonium transporter Rh type B, with protein sequence MHTPGANVAGYVSLFGVQIVLLIIYWIYVRYDDELLPQDSEESSGDATSQDEGLEEKHVPSYPHFQDIHVMIFVGFGFLMTFLRKYGYSATGFTLFLAAIVIQWAILFKGFLHMEHGIIKVSLDSLIDGDISAAVPLISMGALLGRTTPIQLLFMGLVEIAIFALNEYVQLDMLRVTDVGGSITVHAFGAYFGLAVSCILRPSKDDSAAGQHEGPSYTSDMFAMIGTLFLWLFWPSFNSALVDGADQERAIVNTYLALAAATVTTFVLSALVSHGNKLDMVHVQNSTLAGGVAVGSVCNLLIGPHGAILIGIVAGAVSVLGYRYLTPLITEKLRIHDTCGVHNLHGMPAIISAIFSAIYACLATKENYKGTLEHIFPAMMNSTLHSNSTEIVLGGYGRTSMQQGGYQLLSIVLTIVVAVIGGAVTGVVLRAPSVRKLSKDQLHDDEAYWEVPGEKEQ